AAGAAGATTAGAATACAATGATATGACCGGCATTCAATTGAGCAAAAACTACAATTCTTATATCGTTGAGGCATGAGGGTATGAGAATTTGACGTTTGGAGAAAGAGATGCACGTAATTACATACGTGAGGTCAGATTACTTCGGCTTGGGTTAGTAGGAGCCAAAGCATTACAAAACTACTTTGCTCGTATGCAGGCACAAAATGATGTTTTCTACTATGTCATGGACATAGACAATGAAACCAGACTGTGCAATATATTTTGGGTGGATGCACGTAGTAGAGCTGCATACGAGTCGTTTGGTGATGTTATAACTTTCGATACGACATACTTGACCAATGCATACAAAATGTCATTAGCTCCTTTTGTGGGCATTAATCATCATGGTCAATCAATTCTTTTTGGATGTGGTTTGATTTCTGGGTAGGACACAGATGCATTTGTATGGTTATTTGAGTCGTGGCTTAAGTGCATGAGTGGCTGCACTCTAGAAGCCATTATAACAGATCAAGATAAAGCTATGCGAAATGCAATTGCTAAGGTGTTCCCTAAATCTCAACATCGGTTTTGCTTGTGGCATATAATGAAAAAAGTTCCTGAAAAACTTGGGTCACACAGTCAATATGATGGCATCAAAAGTTAGCTACACAGGTATTTATTTTCCACGATTATTTCTTGAATGTTATGTTATCTCCTTCAAttattatgagaaataatattttttatttggattgtTCACATAGGTGTGTTTATGACACATTGACCGTGATGAATTTGAGTGTTGTTGGCTGCAATTCCTTGATAATTTTGATCTACATGATAATCCTTGGCTTGAATGGCTATATTTTGAGCGTCATCTTTGGGTGCCATCGTACGTGAGGAACGAATTTTGGGCAAGAATGCCAAGTACTCAAAGAAGCGAGGGGATGAATGTATTCTTTGATGATTATATAAATTCAAAGACAACACTAAAACAGTTTGTAGATCAGTATGATAATGCACTTAGGCGCAAGATTGAGAATGAGCTTTCAGCTGACTTCAATTCATTCCACATACAAATTCCATGCATAACTTTTTATGGCATTGAGCGGCAGTTCCAAGCAGCGTAtacaaatgaaaaattcaaagaGGTTCAAGAAGAGTTAAGAGGGTTGATTTATTGTTGCACATCAATGATTCGAAGTGAAGGAGGGATGTTTACATATCATGTGGCCGACGAGATCCAAGTTATGGATGGGTTTAGGAAAAGTACAAAATATGTTGTTGAGTTTAATGAGGAAGAGTGCGAAGCAAGTTGCAGATGTCAGTTATTTGcttttaagagaattttatataGACATGTCATCCGTGTGTTGACACTCCATAACAAAGAAGAGTTGCCTGCAAAATACTTTCTTGATAGGTGGAGGAAGGACTTGAAACGAGATTACACGCTTGTCCGAAGTAGTCGCAATAATCTGAGTCATAGTCCAAATGCACACCGAATTAATAAATTGAACAATGCTTTTTACGAGATTTCTTCAATTGCAGGCACCTCGGATGAAGGTTGTGCAAAGTTAATGACTCGGTTAAGTAAATTGAAGTTAGAGTGGGTTGACGTCCAGCCAGTGTGTGATAATCATTCAATTGAGTCATTAAGAGTGACAAAATGGTCTGACAAATTAAAAAGTCTTGTAGCTGCACGTAGTAAAGGTAGGCCAATTTCTAAGAGGAAACAGTCCACGACTGAGAAAGCAGTGAATAGGTTGAAAGCAAGGAAGACTCAACGAGCTCAGGTAAGTCAGGTAGTTTAGGTATTTTGTAACCTATTGACATTAACTATACATCTTCAAATTATGAATAGAAGAATAGGCACCTAGATAGAACAGTTGTAGGAGATTTTGGCTCACCTAGCTTGGCAGAGCGTGACTTTCCTATAACCTCGACTGCTCAATCAACTGTGGTATTGTTTGCAAGTATTGTTTATATAAGGTGATTCTTTGACGATATTAATTGTGGATTTCTTCTATATTCTTGGTAGGTACAACCATCTTTTCAACTTTTAGACGATGATATCTCTTGTTGTACTCCTACATATCAAGATGTAGACGTCGATATTCGATATCGTAACActtatttatgttgaatttaaatattatcCAAAATAATACATTCATTGGTTTAACCATATAATTAATGCAGGTTTGAGATTGTAGATCAATTCTTTAGCTATATTGGCCAGGCCTTAATATGGCAAACTAAGTATAAGATATAaggtatatatattaagatgttTGATAGCGTAAATTTGTTGAATTTTGTCAAGGATAGTGATGAATTGCACAGTGGCAATTTTGTGCTCATTTGTTGAATTGTGGAATTTTTGCATAAGAAAGAATGATTAAGGGCTTGCTTTTAAACTTGGTAGGTATAACCATCTTTTCAACTTTTAGACGATGATATCCATTGCTTCGCATTTTTGCTATCACGATAGGTTTtgcattcttttattattacttgGAAGAATGATtgtagttttggtaatttttaaaaaataggtaCCAAATTCATGAACTTTGAAAGTAAAATTTGAGGAGCTTTAAAAAGCCAAGTgattgtttttgaattttttcttttttctgtttacTGTAGGATGAGATATTGCATGATGAGAGTGTTGTGATTTTGCAATTTTGTGTATATGTTTTAGTTAATTGGGAGATGAAAGCAGCAAAAGGAATGAAACTTTGACAAGGCAAAGCTGGAGTGTTGATTTTGGGAGTCTGGGACTCCAAATTATTTTGAGTATTTGTAAAAGTTTGgtgaaaatttgaatataacCAGTCACTTGAATATTGTCAAGTACTCCACCATAATTTGTCAAATACAAAGGCACATTAAGAAGTTTACTTTCCTCCAGAATATTACTCAGGTTTAGAATTTACTATAAATATCCACCAAGTCAAACAAAAGGAATTACTTCTcccaatcaataaaaaatttcacataTAAAATGGTGACTGCCCACTGGAAGACG
This is a stretch of genomic DNA from Carya illinoinensis cultivar Pawnee chromosome 3, C.illinoinensisPawnee_v1, whole genome shotgun sequence. It encodes these proteins:
- the LOC122304991 gene encoding protein FAR-RED IMPAIRED RESPONSE 1-like, which codes for MSFSSVEEARAYYIKYAKQVSFGVTKRSSKVGDDGKIRCFTLAYVRQGTSTSTSSNILKPRLMEHNECKAKINAILGSEGEFCLTHIVLEHTHALSPGKARYIRCHKRLDEQMKRRLEYNDMTGIQLSKNYNSYIVEDTDAFVWLFESWLKCMSGCTLEAIITDQDKAMRNAIAKFVDQYDNALRRKIENELSADFNSFHIQIPCITFYGIERQFQAAYTNEKFKEVQEELRGLIYCCTSMIRSEGGMFTYHVADEIQVMDGFRKSTKYVVEFNEEECEASCRCQLFAFKRILYRHVIRVLTLHNKEELPAKYFLDRWRKDLKRDYTLVRSSRNNLSHSPNAHRINKLNNAFYEISSIAGTSDEGCAKLMTRLSKLKLEWVDVQPVCDNHSIESLRVTKWSDKLKSLVAARSKGRPISKRKQSTTEKAVNRLKARKTQRAQDEILHDESVVILQFCVYVLVNWEMKAAKGMKL